Proteins encoded by one window of Halorubrum ruber:
- a CDS encoding ubiquitin-like small modifier protein 1, producing the protein MELELRFFATFREAAGGKTVNAEFADGSTVGDVLRDLESEYEGMEGRLIVDGDLAPQINVLKNGREVLHLDGLDTQMADGDRLSVFPPVAGGS; encoded by the coding sequence ATGGAACTGGAACTGCGGTTCTTCGCGACGTTTCGCGAGGCCGCCGGCGGGAAGACGGTGAACGCGGAGTTCGCCGACGGCTCCACGGTCGGCGACGTGCTGCGCGACCTGGAGTCGGAGTACGAGGGGATGGAGGGCCGACTGATCGTCGACGGCGACCTCGCCCCGCAGATCAACGTCCTGAAGAACGGCCGCGAGGTGCTCCACCTCGACGGGCTCGACACGCAGATGGCGGACGGCGACCGGCTCTCCGTGTTCCCGCCGGTCGCGGGGGGTTCATGA
- a CDS encoding fumarylacetoacetate hydrolase family protein, whose amino-acid sequence MRLARLLTPDGPVAGRYVDGAVVADDGRYEVGRDGRLLPPCDPTALYCVGRNYAETLDQMEYERPEEPDFFVKPPASLLAHGEPIRYPEWTDELTYAGELVAVIDERCRDLDPEEVPDAVRGYTVMNDVDALDQQGRTARKAFDGSAPLGPWIETDVDPTGLDIETTVGGERRQDANTELMLFGPYEIVSYLSKRFTFEPGDCIAFGSPANPGLVEPGERVEITYEGVGTLSNAVVAPGDDRA is encoded by the coding sequence ATGCGACTCGCTCGACTGCTCACGCCGGACGGACCCGTCGCCGGCCGCTACGTCGACGGCGCGGTCGTCGCCGACGACGGCCGCTACGAGGTCGGTCGCGACGGGCGACTGCTCCCGCCCTGTGACCCCACCGCGCTCTACTGCGTCGGTCGGAACTACGCCGAGACGCTCGACCAGATGGAGTACGAGCGCCCCGAGGAGCCGGACTTCTTCGTCAAGCCGCCGGCGAGCCTGCTCGCGCACGGCGAGCCGATCCGCTATCCGGAGTGGACCGACGAGCTGACGTACGCCGGCGAACTGGTCGCGGTGATCGACGAGCGGTGCCGCGACCTCGACCCCGAGGAGGTCCCGGACGCCGTGCGCGGCTACACGGTCATGAACGACGTCGACGCGCTCGACCAACAGGGGCGGACCGCGCGCAAGGCGTTCGACGGCTCGGCGCCGCTCGGGCCGTGGATCGAGACCGACGTGGACCCGACGGGACTCGACATCGAGACGACCGTGGGCGGCGAGAGGAGACAGGACGCCAACACGGAGCTGATGTTGTTCGGACCGTACGAAATCGTCTCGTACCTCTCGAAGCGGTTCACCTTCGAGCCCGGCGACTGTATCGCGTTCGGTAGCCCCGCGAATCCCGGTCTCGTCGAGCCCGGCGAGCGCGTCGAGATCACCTACGAGGGGGTCGGCACGCTCTCGAACGCGGTGGTCGCGCCCGGCGATGATCGGGCGTAG
- a CDS encoding DUF7117 family protein, whose amino-acid sequence MKVRGERECQSCGTRWSYYETGSVACPSCGDLRSVGVDARTAHTDTSASLDLAAHRERFGDAPETLPRSGTDDLQSDLREYCRKRGFIDGGRLAPLDETYLAARELLEAVDCFERLRDPTDADREYLLALLAGADDGDRPPADEVPTALREARGMAAVRAVEAYRSDALDFLDELEAGTDRNDADRDNAESGDTESNDAEIDQTESDEDAPTVTVDGENPEARIGPARDAFERLRDRVTRVDALGGDVPPAAADALVEAADALGAYVRTGDETALTNADDLIDDASVDDLDPTDG is encoded by the coding sequence ATGAAGGTCCGCGGCGAACGCGAGTGTCAGTCCTGCGGCACGCGGTGGTCGTACTACGAGACGGGCTCCGTCGCGTGTCCAAGCTGCGGCGACCTCCGCAGCGTCGGCGTCGACGCCCGCACCGCCCACACCGACACCTCCGCCTCGCTCGACCTCGCCGCCCACCGCGAGCGGTTCGGCGACGCGCCCGAGACCCTCCCCCGGTCGGGGACCGACGATCTCCAGTCCGACCTCCGGGAGTACTGCCGGAAGCGCGGGTTCATCGACGGCGGCCGGCTCGCCCCGCTCGACGAGACGTACCTCGCGGCCCGCGAACTGCTGGAGGCCGTCGACTGCTTCGAGCGACTGCGCGACCCGACCGACGCCGACCGCGAGTACCTCCTCGCGCTGCTCGCCGGCGCCGACGACGGCGACCGACCGCCGGCGGACGAGGTCCCGACAGCGCTCCGCGAGGCCCGCGGGATGGCGGCCGTGCGCGCGGTCGAAGCGTACCGGAGCGACGCGCTCGACTTCCTCGACGAACTCGAAGCCGGCACCGACCGAAACGACGCCGACCGAGACAACGCCGAAAGCGGCGATACCGAAAGCAACGACGCCGAAATCGACCAGACAGAGAGCGACGAAGACGCCCCGACGGTCACCGTCGACGGAGAGAATCCGGAAGCGAGGATCGGCCCCGCCCGCGACGCGTTCGAACGCCTCCGCGACCGCGTCACGCGCGTCGACGCCCTCGGTGGCGACGTGCCGCCCGCGGCCGCGGACGCCCTCGTCGAGGCGGCCGACGCGCTCGGAGCGTACGTCCGGACCGGCGACGAGACGGCGCTAACGAACGCCGACGACCTGATCGACGACGCGAGCGTCGACGACCTCGATCCGACGGACGGCTGA